A single window of Enterobacteriaceae bacterium ESL0689 DNA harbors:
- a CDS encoding exoribonuclease II, with amino-acid sequence MFQDNPLLAQLKQQLHSQTPRVEGVVKATEKGFGFLEVDAQKSYFIPPPQMKKVMHGDRISAVIHTEKDRESAEPESLIEPFLSRFVGKVHKKDDRLSIVPDHPLLREAIPCRAERNLNHNFSEGDWAVAEMRRHPLKGDRGFYAELTRFITFSDDHFSPWWVTLARHNLEKEAPDGVASELLDEELQRQDLTALDFVTIDSASTEDMDDALYVEAGPDNSLYLTVAIADPTAWIAQGSKLDEIAKTRAFTNYLPGFNIPMLPRELSDDLCSLRAGEVRPALVCRMILASDGAIADEIEFFAAMIESKAKLAYDKVSDWLENTGSWQPENEAIAQQIKRLQDVCLRRSEWRNTHALVFRDRPDYRFVLGEQGEVLDIVAEPRRIANRMVEEAMIAANICAARVLRDKLGFGIYNVHSGFDPANTEQLATLLKSYDIHIDPAEVLTLAGFCKLRRQLDAQDFAFLDSRIRRFQSFATISIEPGPHFGLGLETYATWTSPIRKYGDMINHRLLKAIIKNESAPRPQEEVTLQMAERRRLNRMAERDVGDWLYARYLHPHAGTDNRFVAEIIDISRGGMRVRLIDNGAIAFIPAPFLHAVRDELICSQENGTVQIKGEVVYKITNVIDIKIAEVRMETRSIIARPFA; translated from the coding sequence ATGTTTCAGGACAACCCGCTGCTAGCGCAGCTTAAACAGCAATTACATTCTCAGACTCCCCGCGTAGAGGGCGTCGTTAAAGCCACAGAGAAAGGTTTTGGCTTCCTCGAAGTTGATGCGCAGAAAAGCTACTTTATTCCGCCGCCACAAATGAAAAAGGTGATGCATGGCGATCGGATCAGTGCGGTTATCCACACAGAAAAAGATCGTGAAAGTGCGGAACCGGAAAGCCTGATTGAGCCTTTTCTGAGCCGTTTTGTCGGTAAGGTCCATAAAAAAGATGATCGTCTGTCTATCGTTCCCGATCATCCGTTGCTCAGAGAGGCTATCCCCTGCCGTGCGGAGCGCAACCTGAACCATAACTTTAGCGAAGGCGACTGGGCTGTTGCTGAAATGCGTCGTCATCCGCTGAAGGGAGATCGGGGATTTTATGCCGAACTGACCCGGTTTATCACTTTCAGTGATGACCATTTCTCGCCGTGGTGGGTCACGCTGGCACGTCACAATCTGGAAAAAGAAGCCCCTGATGGGGTGGCCAGCGAATTACTGGACGAAGAATTACAACGTCAGGACTTAACAGCCCTTGATTTTGTCACTATCGACAGTGCCAGCACGGAAGATATGGACGATGCCTTATACGTGGAAGCCGGGCCGGATAACAGCCTGTATCTGACGGTGGCGATCGCCGATCCCACCGCCTGGATTGCCCAGGGGAGCAAACTGGATGAGATAGCAAAAACCCGTGCTTTCACCAACTATCTGCCCGGTTTTAATATTCCGATGTTACCGCGCGAGCTGTCTGATGATTTATGCTCCCTGCGTGCTGGTGAAGTACGCCCGGCGCTGGTTTGCCGTATGATTCTGGCCAGTGATGGGGCGATTGCTGACGAAATCGAATTTTTTGCGGCAATGATTGAATCAAAGGCGAAACTGGCTTACGACAAGGTATCCGACTGGCTGGAAAATACCGGTAGCTGGCAACCTGAAAATGAAGCTATCGCGCAACAAATTAAGCGATTGCAGGATGTCTGCCTGCGCCGCAGCGAATGGCGTAATACCCATGCGCTGGTTTTCAGGGATCGCCCCGATTATCGTTTCGTCCTGGGTGAACAAGGCGAAGTGCTGGATATTGTTGCTGAACCACGGCGGATCGCTAACCGCATGGTTGAAGAGGCGATGATCGCCGCTAATATCTGTGCCGCTCGGGTTTTGCGCGATAAGCTCGGTTTTGGTATTTATAACGTGCATAGCGGGTTTGATCCGGCAAATACCGAGCAACTGGCGACATTACTGAAGAGTTACGATATTCATATCGATCCGGCAGAAGTCCTGACACTGGCCGGTTTCTGTAAGCTGCGTCGTCAACTGGATGCGCAGGATTTTGCGTTTCTCGATAGCCGCATCCGTCGTTTCCAGTCATTTGCCACGATCAGTATTGAGCCAGGCCCCCATTTTGGTCTTGGCCTCGAAACCTACGCAACATGGACTTCGCCGATTCGTAAATATGGCGATATGATTAACCATCGTTTACTGAAAGCAATAATCAAAAACGAAAGTGCCCCTCGCCCACAGGAGGAAGTAACGCTACAAATGGCCGAGCGCCGCCGCCTGAATCGTATGGCAGAACGTGATGTCGGAGATTGGTTGTATGCACGTTATCTGCATCCACATGCCGGTACAGATAACCGTTTTGTCGCTGAAATTATCGATATCAGTCGGGGTGGGATGCGTGTCCGTCTGATCGATAACGGCGCGATTGCCTTTATTCCGGCACCATTTCTGCACGCGGTGCGTGATGAGCTGATCTGTAGTCAGGAGAATGGCACAGTACAAATTAAAGGTGAGGTGGTTTACAAAATAACCAATGTGATTGATATTAAGATCGCTGAAGTCCGAATGGAAACACGCAGTATTATCGCGCGCCCGTTTGCCTGA
- the fabI gene encoding enoyl-ACP reductase FabI yields MGFLSGKRILITGVASKLSIAYGIAQAMHREGAELAFTYQTEKLKGRVAEFATALGSDIVLPCDVATDESIASLFTELGKVWPKFDGFVHSIGFAPADQLDGDYVNAVNREGFRIAHDISAYSFVAMAKACRSMLNPGSALLTLSYLGAERAIPNYNVMGLAKASLEANVRYMANAMGPEGVRVNAISAGPIRTLAASGIKDFRKMLAHCEAVTPIRRTVTIEDVGNSAAFLCSDLSAGISGEVVHVDGGFSIAAMNELELK; encoded by the coding sequence ATGGGTTTTCTTTCCGGCAAACGTATTCTGATTACTGGCGTGGCCAGTAAACTGTCGATCGCCTATGGCATTGCCCAGGCAATGCATCGTGAAGGGGCCGAACTGGCGTTCACCTATCAAACTGAAAAGCTAAAAGGTCGGGTAGCAGAATTTGCGACGGCGCTTGGATCAGATATTGTGCTGCCCTGTGATGTAGCAACTGATGAAAGCATTGCATCGCTGTTCACTGAGCTGGGTAAAGTCTGGCCGAAATTTGATGGTTTTGTTCACTCGATTGGCTTCGCCCCGGCTGATCAACTGGATGGCGATTATGTCAATGCCGTCAATCGTGAGGGTTTTCGTATCGCTCATGATATCAGTGCTTACAGCTTCGTCGCGATGGCGAAAGCCTGTCGTAGTATGTTAAATCCGGGTTCAGCCCTGCTGACACTCTCTTATCTGGGGGCCGAACGTGCAATCCCGAATTACAACGTTATGGGACTGGCCAAAGCGTCTCTGGAAGCTAACGTTCGCTATATGGCAAATGCGATGGGTCCGGAAGGTGTGCGTGTTAACGCTATTTCTGCTGGTCCCATCCGCACGCTTGCCGCATCCGGTATTAAAGATTTCCGTAAAATGCTGGCACATTGCGAAGCTGTTACACCGATTCGCCGGACTGTTACGATTGAAGATGTAGGCAATAGCGCGGCATTTCTGTGCTCGGATCTCTCGGCAGGGATTTCCGGTGAAGTGGTTCACGTTGATGGTGGTTTCAGCATCGCAGCAATGAACGAGCTGGAACTGAAATAA
- the bioD gene encoding dethiobiotin synthase has protein sequence MFKRFFITGTDTAVGKTVVSRALLQALATSGKSVAGYKPVAKGSKETPEGLRNRDALVLQSVSTLALSYDEINPIAFSEDESSIAHSCPIDYGKLSGGLQHLSAQVDYVVIEGTGGWRSLMNDLRPLSEWVVQEQLPVLLVVGIQAGCINHALLTAQAITNDGLPLIGWVANRINPGLSHYAEIIDVLSKKLPCPLIGELPYLPRAEQRELSHYIKLTMLNEVMSAERIMA, from the coding sequence ATGTTTAAGCGTTTCTTTATAACAGGAACTGATACTGCGGTTGGTAAAACAGTCGTTTCACGCGCACTGTTACAGGCGCTGGCAACCAGCGGTAAAAGCGTAGCGGGGTATAAACCTGTCGCCAAAGGCAGCAAGGAAACCCCGGAAGGATTACGTAATAGAGATGCGCTGGTATTACAGAGTGTATCAACGCTGGCGCTATCCTATGATGAAATTAACCCCATCGCCTTTAGCGAAGATGAGAGCAGCATAGCGCATAGCTGTCCGATTGATTATGGCAAGCTGAGTGGTGGACTCCAGCATTTGAGTGCTCAGGTCGATTATGTCGTGATTGAAGGCACCGGAGGATGGCGGAGTCTGATGAATGATCTGCGCCCCCTCTCTGAATGGGTTGTTCAGGAGCAGCTACCGGTATTGCTGGTGGTGGGCATTCAGGCTGGGTGTATCAATCATGCTCTTCTGACGGCTCAGGCGATCACCAATGACGGCCTGCCCCTGATTGGCTGGGTCGCCAACCGGATTAATCCGGGGTTGTCTCATTACGCAGAAATTATTGATGTTCTGAGTAAAAAACTCCCCTGTCCGCTGATTGGCGAACTGCCTTATTTACCGCGCGCTGAACAGCGTGAATTGAGTCACTATATTAAATTAACGATGCTGAATGAAGTGATGTCGGCTGAGCGGATCATGGCATAA
- the ydfG gene encoding bifunctional NADP-dependent 3-hydroxy acid dehydrogenase/3-hydroxypropionate dehydrogenase YdfG, which translates to MIILVTGATAGFGECITRHFIAQGHKVIATGRREQRLKALKEEFGDNLYPAVLDVRHRHAVEEMVAALPAAWQQIDILVNNAGLALGLEVAWQADPDDWETMIDTNNKGLVYMTHAVLPGMVARNRGHIINIGSTAGSWPYTGGNVYGATKAFVHQFSLNLRTDLQGTAIRVTNIEPGLVGGTEFSHVRFKGDDVKASKTYENSQPLTAEDVTAAVWWVATLPAHVNINTLEMMPVCQSFAGLSVQRKS; encoded by the coding sequence ATGATTATTCTGGTGACCGGCGCAACAGCCGGCTTTGGGGAGTGTATCACTCGCCATTTTATTGCTCAGGGTCACAAAGTGATCGCTACCGGGCGTCGTGAGCAACGGTTAAAGGCATTAAAAGAGGAATTCGGTGATAATCTTTATCCCGCCGTCCTTGATGTGCGACATCGCCATGCGGTCGAAGAGATGGTAGCCGCTCTTCCTGCCGCGTGGCAGCAGATTGATATCCTGGTCAACAACGCCGGACTGGCGCTCGGTCTGGAGGTCGCCTGGCAGGCGGACCCTGACGACTGGGAAACGATGATTGATACCAATAATAAGGGGCTGGTCTACATGACCCATGCTGTACTACCGGGTATGGTCGCCCGTAACCGTGGTCATATTATCAATATCGGCTCTACCGCAGGTAGCTGGCCCTATACCGGTGGTAATGTTTATGGCGCAACCAAAGCCTTTGTTCATCAGTTCAGTCTGAACCTGCGTACTGATTTACAGGGCACCGCTATCCGGGTGACCAATATAGAACCGGGTCTGGTGGGCGGAACCGAGTTCTCTCATGTCCGTTTTAAAGGTGATGATGTGAAAGCCAGTAAAACCTATGAAAATAGCCAGCCACTGACGGCGGAAGATGTGACAGCCGCGGTATGGTGGGTGGCAACGCTGCCTGCGCATGTCAACATCAACACTCTGGAGATGATGCCGGTCTGCCAGAGCTTTGCTGGCCTGAGCGTGCAGCGCAAAAGTTAA
- the sapF gene encoding peptide ABC transporter ATP-binding protein SapF yields MVETLLEVRQLSKTFRYRTGWFRRQTEEAVKPLSFTLREHQTLAITGANGSGKSTLVKMLAGMIAPTSGELLIDDHPLQFGDYSFRSQRIRMIFQDPSNSLNPRQRIAQILDLPLRLNTDLAPQDREKQIIETLRMVGLLPDHVSYYPHMLAPGQKQRLGLARALILRPKVIICDEALAALDMSMRSQLINLMLELQEKQGISYIYVTQNLGMIKHISDQLLVMHQGEVVERGSTADVLASPLHDITKRLIAGHFGEALTADAWRQDNR; encoded by the coding sequence ATGGTTGAAACACTGCTTGAAGTGCGCCAGTTGAGTAAAACCTTTCGCTACCGAACCGGGTGGTTTCGTCGCCAGACAGAAGAAGCGGTTAAACCGCTGAGTTTTACCCTGCGTGAACATCAGACCCTGGCGATCACGGGCGCAAATGGATCGGGAAAATCCACCCTGGTAAAAATGCTGGCCGGGATGATTGCGCCGACCTCTGGCGAATTGCTGATCGACGATCATCCGCTGCAATTCGGTGATTACTCTTTTCGCAGCCAGCGTATTCGCATGATCTTCCAGGATCCATCAAACTCACTCAATCCCCGGCAACGGATCGCTCAGATCCTCGATCTTCCGCTGCGTCTTAATACTGATCTTGCTCCCCAGGACCGCGAGAAACAAATTATTGAAACGTTACGTATGGTGGGATTGCTGCCCGATCATGTCAGCTATTATCCGCATATGCTGGCACCGGGGCAAAAACAGCGCCTTGGGCTGGCACGGGCGCTGATCCTGCGCCCTAAAGTGATTATCTGTGACGAAGCGCTGGCGGCGCTGGATATGTCGATGCGTTCACAATTGATCAATCTGATGCTGGAACTACAGGAAAAACAGGGGATTTCATATATCTATGTGACGCAGAATCTCGGTATGATCAAGCATATCAGCGATCAACTTCTGGTGATGCATCAGGGAGAGGTGGTGGAGCGCGGCAGCACTGCCGATGTGCTGGCGTCACCATTACACGACATTACCAAACGGCTCATTGCCGGCCATTTTGGCGAGGCACTGACGGCGGATGCCTGGCGTCAGGACAACAGATAG
- the sapD gene encoding peptide ABC transporter ATP-binding protein SapD, with translation MPLLDIRNLTIEFKTNDGWVKAVDSISLILTEGEIRGLVGESGSGKSIIAKAICGVTKDNWRITADRMRFDDIELLNLSARERRKLLGHNVSMIFQEPQSCLDPSARIGQQLMQNIPRWTFKGRWWQRIGWRKRRAIELLHRVGIKDHLAIMHCFPYELTDGECQKVMIAIALANQPRLLIADEPTNAMEPTTQGQIIRLLSRLNQNNNTTILLISHDLQMLSQWADKINVMYCGQTVETAPSAELITTPHHPYTLALIRAIPDFGSPLPHKSRLNTLPGAIPLLEQLPIGCRLGPRCPYAQRKCIEAPALIGSKTHLYACHYPLNREKEWHG, from the coding sequence ATGCCATTACTTGATATCCGTAATTTAACCATAGAATTTAAAACCAATGATGGCTGGGTTAAGGCTGTCGACAGTATCAGCCTGATCCTCACCGAAGGTGAAATTCGTGGTCTGGTGGGTGAGTCCGGTTCGGGCAAAAGCATTATCGCGAAAGCGATTTGCGGTGTGACCAAAGATAACTGGCGGATAACGGCTGATCGTATGCGTTTTGATGATATCGAACTGCTGAATCTGTCCGCCCGTGAGCGACGTAAGTTGCTGGGTCATAACGTATCGATGATTTTTCAGGAGCCCCAGTCCTGCCTTGATCCTTCCGCGCGGATTGGTCAGCAATTAATGCAGAATATTCCACGCTGGACGTTTAAGGGTCGCTGGTGGCAACGTATTGGCTGGCGTAAACGGCGGGCGATTGAGCTGCTGCATCGCGTCGGAATTAAAGATCACCTGGCCATTATGCACTGCTTTCCCTATGAATTAACCGACGGGGAGTGCCAGAAAGTGATGATTGCCATTGCGCTGGCCAATCAGCCGCGGCTGTTGATCGCAGATGAACCCACCAACGCGATGGAACCGACGACGCAGGGACAAATTATTCGCCTGCTGTCACGGCTGAATCAAAATAATAACACCACGATTTTGCTGATCAGCCACGACCTGCAAATGCTTAGCCAGTGGGCAGATAAAATTAACGTGATGTATTGTGGCCAGACCGTAGAGACTGCCCCCAGCGCTGAGCTGATCACCACCCCTCACCATCCCTATACCCTGGCGTTAATTCGTGCTATCCCCGATTTTGGTAGCCCATTGCCTCATAAAAGTCGGCTGAATACACTACCGGGCGCCATTCCGTTACTGGAACAACTCCCGATCGGTTGTCGTCTTGGCCCACGCTGCCCCTACGCGCAACGTAAATGCATTGAGGCACCGGCGCTTATCGGCAGCAAAACCCATCTCTATGCCTGCCATTACCCACTGAACAGAGAGAAAGAGTGGCATGGTTGA
- a CDS encoding ABC transporter ATP-binding protein, which translates to MHDVSLTLQRGKAYCLLGTNGSGKTTLMRTLSGLLPLLDGDMQFDGHAIVTLSPAERAKLIAWVPQAHEGTFAFTVLDMVLMGLSASMNIFMSPAARHRECALLPHEDLKGYRFPFRS; encoded by the coding sequence TTGCACGATGTCTCTTTAACGTTACAGCGCGGCAAAGCCTATTGTCTGCTGGGAACCAATGGCAGTGGTAAAACCACGCTGATGCGCACGCTTTCCGGTCTTCTGCCCCTATTGGACGGCGATATGCAGTTCGATGGCCATGCTATTGTGACGTTGTCACCGGCTGAACGGGCGAAGCTGATTGCCTGGGTGCCGCAGGCGCATGAAGGAACGTTTGCCTTTACGGTGCTGGATATGGTGCTGATGGGGCTGAGCGCCAGTATGAACATTTTTATGTCACCTGCCGCCCGGCATCGTGAATGCGCACTTCTGCCACACGAGGATCTGAAGGGATATCGATTTCCATTCAGATCCTGA
- the dcp gene encoding peptidyl-dipeptidase Dcp encodes MMENNPFLSASTLPYQAPRFDLIKDAHYRPAFDEGIRQQRQEIAAIIAHRQPADFTNTIQALEQSGQLLARVTHVFFAMTNAHTNPQLQALDEQFSAELAEHENQIWLNDALFQRVKQVWQQRETLALDDEAQRLLTITWQRFTLAGAQLAEEQKTVLRELNKQAAALQSQFQHRLLAAVQSGGVVFDTRQQLAGLSEDEIAIAAEMAADKGLDGHWLLSLVNTTQQPALQELSLRQSREQLFAASWNRNQQGDANDTCDLLLRLVAIRAQQAQQLGFTSYASWAMADQMAGSPETAFTFMRQIVPAAKQRAEEEQRAIQQRMDEEESGATVTSWDWLFYSEQVRRQKFALDDTQLRPYFALERVLVDGVFWSATQLFGLAFVERFDIPVYHPDVRVWEIFDTNGEGIALFYGDFFARESKSGGAWMGVFVEQSTLLAQRPAIYNVCNIQKPRAGQCALLSWDEVITLFHEFGHALHGLFARQRYASLSGTNTPRDFVEFPSQINEHWASDPEVFSHYARHYQTGEAMPEALRAKMRRAALFNKGYEMSELLAAALLDLHWHSLSAGEAVEDVNAFETAALKTEQLHLAAIPPRYRSSYFAHIFAGGYGAGYYAYLWTQMLADDGFQWFVEQGGLSRENGQRFRDAILSRGNSCDLAELYRQWRGADPHIAPMLKNRGLARG; translated from the coding sequence ATAATGGAAAACAATCCTTTTTTAAGTGCCAGCACGCTGCCCTATCAGGCGCCTCGTTTTGATCTCATCAAAGATGCCCATTACCGGCCTGCTTTTGATGAAGGCATTCGACAGCAACGTCAGGAGATCGCTGCGATCATTGCTCATCGGCAGCCCGCTGATTTTACCAATACGATACAGGCGCTGGAGCAAAGCGGACAACTGCTGGCGCGCGTGACTCATGTATTCTTTGCCATGACGAACGCACACACCAACCCGCAATTACAGGCGCTGGATGAGCAATTCTCGGCTGAACTGGCGGAACACGAAAACCAGATCTGGCTAAACGACGCACTATTTCAGCGTGTAAAACAGGTCTGGCAACAACGGGAAACACTGGCGTTAGATGACGAAGCGCAGCGTTTGCTGACCATCACATGGCAACGGTTCACGCTCGCCGGGGCGCAGCTTGCTGAAGAGCAAAAAACGGTGCTACGTGAGCTGAATAAACAAGCGGCGGCGCTGCAGAGTCAGTTTCAGCATCGTTTGCTGGCTGCCGTCCAGTCAGGTGGGGTGGTGTTTGACACCCGGCAACAGCTGGCAGGACTGAGTGAAGATGAGATAGCGATAGCGGCTGAAATGGCGGCTGACAAAGGGCTGGACGGACACTGGCTGTTATCTTTAGTCAATACCACACAACAACCTGCCTTACAGGAATTATCGCTTCGTCAGAGCCGGGAACAGTTATTCGCGGCGAGCTGGAACCGTAACCAGCAGGGAGACGCGAACGATACCTGTGATTTACTGCTGCGCCTGGTCGCGATCCGCGCCCAGCAAGCACAGCAACTGGGCTTTACCAGTTATGCCAGCTGGGCGATGGCCGATCAGATGGCGGGCTCGCCAGAGACGGCATTCACCTTTATGCGCCAGATTGTACCGGCGGCAAAACAGCGGGCAGAAGAGGAGCAAAGGGCGATCCAGCAACGAATGGATGAAGAGGAGAGCGGAGCCACTGTTACCTCCTGGGACTGGTTATTTTATAGCGAGCAGGTACGGCGGCAAAAATTTGCGCTTGATGACACGCAACTCAGGCCCTATTTCGCACTTGAGCGCGTGCTGGTCGATGGCGTGTTCTGGAGTGCTACTCAGCTGTTTGGTTTAGCCTTTGTTGAGCGCTTCGATATTCCGGTCTATCACCCCGATGTCCGGGTATGGGAAATTTTTGATACGAATGGTGAAGGCATCGCCTTATTTTACGGTGATTTTTTCGCTCGGGAGTCGAAAAGCGGCGGTGCATGGATGGGCGTTTTCGTTGAGCAATCCACGCTGCTGGCACAACGGCCGGCCATCTATAACGTCTGTAACATCCAGAAGCCGCGTGCCGGGCAGTGTGCCCTGTTGTCATGGGATGAGGTGATTACGCTATTTCATGAGTTTGGCCATGCGTTACATGGATTATTTGCCCGCCAGCGTTATGCCAGTCTGTCGGGAACCAATACGCCCCGTGACTTTGTGGAATTTCCCTCGCAAATCAATGAACACTGGGCCAGTGACCCCGAGGTGTTTAGCCACTATGCCCGCCATTATCAGACCGGCGAAGCCATGCCGGAAGCATTACGGGCAAAAATGCGCCGTGCCGCCCTGTTCAATAAAGGCTATGAGATGAGCGAACTGCTGGCGGCGGCGTTGCTGGATCTGCACTGGCATAGCCTCTCTGCCGGGGAAGCGGTGGAGGATGTCAATGCATTTGAAACTGCGGCGTTAAAAACCGAACAATTACATCTGGCCGCGATACCACCGCGTTATCGTAGCAGCTATTTCGCCCATATTTTTGCCGGTGGTTATGGTGCGGGTTATTACGCTTATCTGTGGACTCAAATGCTGGCAGATGATGGTTTTCAGTGGTTTGTTGAACAGGGCGGATTAAGCCGTGAAAATGGCCAGCGATTCCGTGATGCGATCCTGTCACGCGGCAATAGTTGTGATTTGGCCGAGCTTTACCGTCAGTGGCGCGGCGCAGATCCACACATTGCACCGATGCTGAAAAATCGTGGCTTAGCGCGAGGATAA
- a CDS encoding methyl-accepting chemotaxis protein, with translation MKSLTNNLLMLICCSLLFTVFITAVAIYGDKHSTTQNNLGLQAKDLTADIMPPPIYLIELRLVVSQLVEGSITLEQGEADFIRLKSQWYDRINHWQGILSDDLLEHLNGEQYQAGKKMIDDAAALIKKLHSGTAISGNELETFNRNYNSHLNGIHAFVGSASQYANQAIESAEGSSELVFKIMLLAAAISIILLLVISVWIHRNIFRALGAEPVQVADIAIAVASGDLSRTVSVRQDDTSSVMASMSNMCNKLTEIIQTVSTASNQISSSSDEITSNNLALAERTSQQASALEKTASSMEEMTAAVKQNAENSLSASHLASKVASSAEQGGMMVSKVMETMDGISASSDKITSIIGVIDSIAFQTNILALNAAVEAARAGSEGRGFAVVAGEVRTLASHCANAAKEIKGLIEDSAKLISSGNMQVNDAGKTIAEVVEDVKKVAELIVEITDASNQQSIGIEQVSVAISQIDSGIQQNGVMVNLATGTADSLRAQTDGLNAAMSQFKLNKQSALPQA, from the coding sequence ATGAAATCGCTGACCAATAACTTATTGATGTTAATCTGTTGTTCACTGTTATTCACCGTATTTATTACTGCGGTTGCAATATACGGCGACAAACACAGCACGACACAAAACAATTTAGGGTTACAAGCGAAGGACTTAACGGCTGATATCATGCCGCCACCCATTTATCTGATTGAACTCCGGCTGGTGGTATCGCAACTGGTCGAGGGGTCTATCACGCTTGAGCAGGGAGAGGCTGATTTTATTCGCCTCAAGAGTCAGTGGTATGACCGGATCAATCACTGGCAAGGTATTCTTTCAGATGACCTGCTGGAGCACCTTAACGGCGAACAGTATCAGGCCGGCAAAAAAATGATTGATGATGCCGCCGCATTAATCAAGAAATTACACAGCGGGACGGCGATTTCTGGTAACGAGCTGGAGACCTTTAATCGGAATTACAATAGCCATCTTAACGGCATCCATGCTTTTGTTGGCAGTGCATCACAGTACGCCAATCAGGCTATCGAATCGGCGGAAGGCAGTTCTGAATTAGTCTTCAAGATCATGCTGCTCGCGGCGGCTATCTCCATTATCCTGCTGCTGGTGATCAGCGTCTGGATCCACCGTAATATCTTTCGTGCTTTGGGCGCGGAACCTGTCCAGGTTGCCGATATTGCCATCGCGGTGGCCAGTGGTGATCTCAGCCGCACCGTCTCTGTACGCCAGGATGATACCTCCAGCGTCATGGCCTCAATGAGCAACATGTGTAATAAACTGACGGAAATCATTCAAACCGTCAGCACCGCCAGTAATCAGATCTCCAGCAGTTCAGATGAAATCACCAGTAATAATCTCGCGCTGGCCGAACGTACCAGTCAACAGGCGAGCGCACTTGAGAAAACTGCTTCATCGATGGAAGAGATGACCGCCGCCGTTAAGCAGAATGCTGAAAACTCGTTGAGTGCCAGCCATCTGGCCAGCAAAGTGGCGTCCAGCGCTGAGCAAGGCGGGATGATGGTTTCTAAAGTGATGGAAACCATGGACGGTATATCCGCATCGTCGGATAAAATTACCAGTATCATTGGTGTGATTGACAGTATCGCTTTCCAGACCAATATTCTGGCGCTGAATGCGGCTGTCGAAGCCGCGAGGGCGGGTTCGGAAGGGCGCGGTTTTGCCGTGGTTGCCGGTGAAGTTCGCACTCTGGCAAGTCATTGTGCCAACGCGGCGAAAGAGATTAAAGGTCTGATTGAAGACTCTGCTAAGTTGATTTCCAGCGGTAACATGCAGGTCAACGACGCCGGGAAAACGATTGCCGAAGTTGTTGAGGATGTGAAGAAAGTGGCTGAGCTGATCGTGGAAATCACCGATGCCAGCAACCAACAAAGTATTGGTATCGAGCAGGTTAGCGTTGCCATCAGCCAGATTGACTCCGGTATTCAGCAAAATGGTGTTATGGTCAACCTCGCCACAGGCACTGCTGATTCGCTGCGCGCGCAAACGGATGGACTCAACGCCGCGATGTCACAGTTTAAGCTGAACAAACAGAGTGCGTTGCCACAGGCTTAA
- a CDS encoding DUF1283 family protein gives MKLLPRQYRSLVALFMLSAIGFSAPSVARTERLVIESGDNTLSRQQAAMEKEQWDDTRSLRQKINRRNEKEWDKTDTAFDAKDNCQKSADLNAYWEPNTRRCLNRQTGRVITP, from the coding sequence ATGAAGTTATTACCCCGGCAATATCGCTCTCTGGTTGCCTTATTCATGCTAAGTGCTATCGGTTTTTCCGCCCCTTCTGTTGCCAGAACAGAAAGATTAGTGATCGAATCTGGTGACAATACACTGAGCCGTCAGCAGGCGGCGATGGAAAAAGAACAGTGGGATGACACCCGATCTTTACGCCAGAAAATAAACCGGCGTAACGAAAAAGAGTGGGATAAAACGGATACCGCCTTTGATGCTAAAGATAATTGCCAGAAAAGCGCTGATCTTAACGCCTACTGGGAACCCAATACCCGACGCTGCCTGAACCGCCAGACCGGGCGCGTGATTACACCCTAG